One stretch of Pelmatolapia mariae isolate MD_Pm_ZW linkage group LG3_W, Pm_UMD_F_2, whole genome shotgun sequence DNA includes these proteins:
- the LOC134647145 gene encoding CST complex subunit CTC1-like, which translates to MGADSLLPLLDTRGTAGISASGVHLTLCDQVGRSLQAYLDLSHTPYPPGLLPGNTLLLSGFQRRLSRTGSVYCTYLPVSSITVVSLGDTSSAQPPPPAPIMHLGEWALSSKQRCTVGQVKGHVVCFLFLQLQWSCLLCGSVYTQGCSSSQCHSTSSVFQSKAKLVIDDGTGEAHVWFSAALVRALLGLADAQWEGLQRALRVRGHIRIFPRGQSQVCDGDADDFLLHFLLCLCSSDVMIRPLSLTCRKRTNQRPEEVRRFTRGDREFLTRLAPPLQLTCLHLHPD; encoded by the exons ATGGgggctgactcactgctgcctctgctggacactagaggaactgcaggcaTCAGTGCTTCAG gtgTGCATCTCACTCTTTGTGACCAAGTTGGGAGGAGTCTGCAGGCGTACCTGGACTTAAGCCACACCCCCTACCCACCTGGCCTGTTGCCGGGTAACACTCTGCTGTTGTCTGGTTTCCAGAGGAGGCTGtccag gacaGGAAGTGTGTACTGCACGTACTTACCTGTCAGCTCGATAACTGTGGTCTCCCTGGGAGACACCAG ctcggcccagcctcctcctcctgctcccatCATGCACCTGGGTGAGTGGGCTCTGAGCAGCAAGCAGAGGTGCACTGTGggacaggtcaaaggtcacgtggtgtgtttcctgttcctgCAACTGCAGTGGAGCTGCTTGCTGTGTGGCAGcgtgtacacacag ggcTGCAGCAGCTCTCAGTGTCACTCGACCTCGTCAGTGTTTCAGTCCAAAGCAAA GCTGGTGATTGATGACGGGACAGGTGAGGCTCACGTCTGGTTCTCAGCGGCTCTGGTTCGTGCTCTGCTGGGATTGGCTGATGCTCAGTGGGAGGGGCTTCAGAGAGCActcagggtcagaggtcacatcaGAATCTTCCCTCGTGGGCAGAGCCAG gTGTGTGACGGGGACGCTGACGACTTCCTCCTCCACTTCCTGTTGTGTCTGTGCAGCAGTGATGTCATGATTCGGCCGCTCAGCCTCACCTGCAGGAAACGCACCAACCAGAGACCAGAAG aggtGAGGAGGTTCACTCGAGGAGACAGAGAGTTCCTGACCAGACTGGCTCCTCCCCTTCAGCTCACCTGTCTGCACCTCCACCCTGACTGA